Proteins encoded within one genomic window of Bradyrhizobium sp. CB1717:
- a CDS encoding carboxymuconolactone decarboxylase: protein MRYLGLALAVLVSTAIPEAGHAAEPTRFVPLKADELTPPQKEWADAIAVPPRNAKFTNPPYRAYIRNPELAPKLSAMSDYLRWNSSLPARLSEFAILITARQWTAQYEWFAHYPLAMKAGLDPAVANDIANGVRPQTMKDDEAALYDLAMALYRDKKVSDEVYRAAQQKFGERGIMDIIGLIGYYDLVSMTLITMQAEAPNDSVPPLPPLAAK, encoded by the coding sequence ATGCGATATCTTGGCCTGGCGCTGGCTGTCCTGGTCAGTACGGCAATCCCGGAAGCCGGCCATGCCGCCGAGCCGACCCGCTTCGTGCCGCTGAAGGCGGACGAGCTGACGCCGCCGCAGAAGGAATGGGCGGACGCGATCGCGGTGCCGCCGCGCAATGCCAAGTTCACCAACCCGCCCTACCGCGCCTATATCCGCAACCCCGAGCTCGCGCCAAAGCTCTCGGCGATGTCGGACTATCTGCGCTGGAATTCGTCGTTGCCGGCACGTCTCAGCGAATTCGCGATCCTGATCACGGCAAGGCAATGGACGGCGCAGTATGAATGGTTCGCGCATTATCCGCTGGCGATGAAGGCCGGCCTCGATCCTGCGGTCGCCAATGACATCGCCAACGGCGTACGGCCGCAGACGATGAAGGACGACGAGGCCGCGCTCTACGATCTTGCGATGGCGCTCTATCGCGACAAGAAGGTCTCCGACGAGGTCTACCGCGCCGCGCAGCAGAAATTCGGCGAGCGCGGCATCATGGATATCATCGGCCTGATCGGCTATTACGACCTTGTCTCGATGACGCTGATCACCATGCAGGCCGAAGCGCCGAACGACAGCGTGCCGCCGCTGCCGCCGCTGGCTGCGAAATAG